In the genome of Bacillus sp. S3, one region contains:
- a CDS encoding glycoside-pentoside-hexuronide (GPH):cation symporter: MVYYTDVFHISAATVGILFLVARLWDAVADVTWGRFIDTRKPGKNGKFRPWIFRMSFPLVVSGVLMFVHIPGMSNGFYLAWAFVTYIVWGTLYSTVNIPYGSMASVITNDPVERTTLSTFRTLGANLAGLIINVVGPLILFVDNKADANQFLLGAIIFGLLSISCYMACYKMTTERIVADENDKPKVNFGKTVKGLGKNKPLMWILIASLTFMVCFMMIGAVNVYLFKDYFGNAKALSMVGLLQTATVFVAMPMVKPLVAKFGKKETAAAGLLLSTVVYALLYFLPNLHENQFIGILTVAMFGYAFFNLVVWAFVTDVIDYHEYLTGLREDGTVYSIYSFARKVGQAIAGGIGGVAIAAVGYNSTSATQTQEALQGIHTLGTLVPAIILAVIFLILVFLYPLNKKRTLQLSTDLAERRKIQN, from the coding sequence ATGGTTTACTATACAGATGTTTTCCATATTAGTGCAGCAACTGTTGGCATACTCTTTTTAGTTGCCCGTTTATGGGATGCTGTAGCGGATGTTACTTGGGGCCGTTTTATTGATACAAGGAAGCCTGGAAAAAATGGCAAGTTTAGACCGTGGATTTTCAGAATGTCTTTCCCGCTTGTAGTCTCAGGTGTGTTAATGTTTGTTCATATTCCAGGTATGTCTAATGGATTTTATCTAGCCTGGGCTTTTGTCACATATATTGTATGGGGAACACTATATAGTACGGTAAATATTCCTTATGGCTCAATGGCTTCTGTAATTACGAATGATCCTGTTGAACGTACAACTTTATCTACTTTTAGAACGTTAGGTGCAAACTTAGCTGGATTAATCATTAATGTAGTCGGACCATTAATTTTGTTTGTTGACAATAAAGCAGATGCCAACCAATTCCTATTGGGTGCTATTATTTTCGGACTTCTATCAATTTCTTGTTATATGGCATGTTATAAAATGACTACTGAACGGATTGTTGCTGATGAAAATGACAAGCCAAAGGTAAATTTCGGAAAGACTGTTAAAGGTCTTGGGAAAAATAAACCATTAATGTGGATTCTTATCGCATCGCTTACTTTCATGGTCTGTTTTATGATGATTGGTGCAGTCAACGTGTATTTGTTTAAAGATTATTTTGGAAACGCAAAGGCATTAAGTATGGTTGGACTATTACAAACCGCTACTGTCTTTGTTGCAATGCCGATGGTAAAGCCGTTAGTAGCGAAATTTGGTAAAAAAGAAACCGCGGCAGCTGGGCTGTTACTTTCAACTGTTGTTTATGCGCTTTTATACTTCTTACCAAACTTACATGAAAATCAATTTATTGGAATATTAACAGTAGCAATGTTTGGATACGCTTTCTTTAACTTGGTTGTTTGGGCATTTGTTACAGACGTAATCGATTATCATGAATATTTAACTGGCTTACGCGAAGATGGTACTGTTTACTCAATCTATTCCTTTGCTCGTAAAGTGGGGCAGGCTATTGCAGGTGGAATCGGCGGTGTTGCGATTGCAGCAGTCGGTTATAACTCAACATCTGCAACTCAAACTCAAGAAGCTTTACAAGGGATTCATACACTAGGTACTTTAGTGCCAGCAATCATACTTGCTGTGATTTTCTTAATTTTAGTTTTCTTATATCCTTTGAATAAGAAACGTACACTTCAATTAAGCACTGATTTGGCTGAAAGAAGAAAGATACAAAACTAA
- a CDS encoding glycoside-pentoside-hexuronide (GPH):cation symporter yields MESNSAKKLTLKEKVSYGLGDVGNGFMFDMGQIYLLKFYTDVLGISAYWGGLVFLISKIFDAFADSSVGAFVDKRKIGKRGKFRPFLLFGSIPLAVMTIISFTAPNFSGGGKIAFAFITYMLFGLAYSIVNIPYGSLAASMTQDSVDRASLGSFRAIGSQFALLISGMTVIPIISHFENVKTGYAVGIAIMAVAGVIFHYICYRNTTENVVGQPKTGKDKIPMSRLFKLLLSNRPLIALCFVCLFMVAASNLRTAVQLYYLQYNLNNTGLMALLSFTSVGIAVVGSFFIPTFVKKFGKKKTFIIGLIIGIVADALNFVLPASVPTFLTLLSIGSFGLSFALGLPWVMVADTIDYHEWKTGERTEGVVYSSYSFFRKLAQALAGFIPGVALGLIGYVPNVQQTADTLLGIKGLMFLIPAGFNLIACVILIVVYNLSDDRYNKIVEEIENKSF; encoded by the coding sequence ATGGAAAGTAATAGCGCAAAGAAATTAACTTTAAAAGAAAAAGTCTCCTATGGTTTGGGTGATGTTGGTAACGGATTCATGTTTGATATGGGGCAAATTTATTTGCTTAAGTTTTATACAGACGTTTTGGGGATCTCAGCTTATTGGGGAGGTTTAGTATTTTTAATTTCGAAAATTTTTGATGCGTTTGCCGATTCAAGTGTTGGCGCCTTTGTTGATAAACGGAAAATAGGGAAACGTGGTAAGTTCCGGCCGTTCCTATTATTTGGTTCCATTCCACTAGCTGTTATGACTATTATTTCGTTTACTGCTCCAAACTTTTCGGGCGGCGGCAAAATAGCCTTTGCTTTTATCACTTATATGCTTTTTGGCCTTGCTTACTCTATTGTTAATATCCCTTACGGATCGCTTGCAGCTTCCATGACCCAGGATTCGGTAGACCGTGCTTCCCTTGGATCATTTAGAGCGATTGGCAGCCAATTTGCCTTGTTAATTTCGGGGATGACTGTAATCCCAATCATATCACATTTTGAAAATGTAAAAACTGGATATGCAGTAGGAATCGCAATTATGGCTGTTGCCGGTGTAATCTTCCACTATATTTGCTATCGCAATACAACAGAAAATGTTGTTGGTCAACCAAAAACAGGTAAAGATAAAATTCCAATGTCACGTTTATTTAAATTATTATTAAGTAATAGACCATTAATTGCTCTTTGTTTTGTTTGTTTATTTATGGTGGCAGCAAGTAACCTTCGCACCGCTGTACAGCTTTACTACTTACAATATAATTTAAATAATACAGGTCTTATGGCATTACTTTCATTTACTAGTGTAGGAATTGCTGTTGTTGGTTCATTCTTTATTCCAACATTTGTTAAAAAGTTTGGCAAGAAAAAAACATTCATTATAGGCCTTATCATTGGCATCGTTGCAGACGCATTGAACTTTGTTCTGCCAGCAAGTGTTCCAACCTTCCTTACCTTACTTTCAATCGGAAGTTTTGGATTAAGCTTTGCACTTGGTTTACCGTGGGTTATGGTGGCAGATACAATTGATTATCACGAATGGAAGACAGGAGAACGGACTGAGGGTGTTGTTTATTCTTCTTACAGCTTCTTCCGTAAGCTTGCACAAGCACTTGCCGGGTTTATTCCTGGTGTTGCCCTTGGATTGATTGGCTATGTTCCAAATGTACAGCAAACTGCTGATACCCTTTTGGGGATAAAAGGCTTGATGTTCCTTATTCCGGCAGGATTTAACTTGATTGCATGTGTCATTTTAATTGTTGTTTATAATTTATCAGACGATCGTTACAATAAAATTGTAGAAGAAATTGAAAACAAGAGCTTCTAA
- a CDS encoding AraC family transcriptional regulator, giving the protein MNQVMMNNWITALYRVQGVDSYSIQFHSHHEYEIYFFCGGDCKYLISNRIYELHPGDIILLDGMTLHKPNPNIESTYTRSMLHFSPAWMAEIASVLGIPDLLDPFKKLNNFLLRTGYNESGQYIDGQMKKIAGLLAHEDEEMQRTGIKNDLLEAEVKLELVQLLLRIYKMSQQELAHVTSKKTEKEVHAEAIASWIKDHYAEKVNLDRISTELNLSKYYTSHVFKEVTGFTVMEYVMGCRLNQVKFLLEMEPNLTLSEVSSAAGFESIAHFSRYFKEKVGVTPSRYRKNKLSSSMSKQKEDSL; this is encoded by the coding sequence ATGAATCAAGTAATGATGAATAACTGGATCACAGCATTGTACAGGGTCCAAGGCGTAGATTCCTATTCCATTCAATTTCATTCCCATCATGAATATGAAATTTATTTCTTTTGCGGAGGGGATTGTAAGTATTTAATCAGTAATCGGATTTATGAATTGCATCCTGGTGATATTATCCTTTTAGATGGCATGACATTGCATAAACCGAACCCGAACATAGAGAGCACTTATACAAGGAGTATGCTGCACTTTTCACCAGCATGGATGGCTGAAATCGCCTCTGTACTTGGTATCCCTGATTTATTGGATCCATTTAAAAAGCTCAACAATTTTCTATTACGAACAGGATACAATGAATCAGGCCAGTATATTGACGGCCAGATGAAAAAAATTGCCGGATTGCTGGCACATGAGGATGAAGAAATGCAGCGGACAGGCATAAAGAATGACCTGTTAGAGGCTGAAGTCAAGCTTGAGTTAGTACAATTGCTCTTGAGAATTTATAAAATGAGCCAACAAGAATTAGCTCATGTAACCAGTAAAAAGACTGAAAAGGAAGTTCATGCCGAGGCGATTGCCTCATGGATAAAAGACCATTATGCTGAAAAAGTTAATTTAGACCGGATTTCGACTGAGCTTAATTTAAGCAAATATTATACTTCACATGTTTTTAAAGAGGTAACAGGTTTTACTGTGATGGAATATGTAATGGGCTGCCGGCTAAATCAGGTAAAGTTTTTGTTAGAAATGGAACCAAATCTTACCTTGTCTGAAGTATCAAGTGCAGCAGGATTTGAAAGTATTGCCCATTTCAGCCGTTATTTTAAGGAAAAAGTAGGAGTAACACCATCTCGTTACCGAAAAAATAAACTTTCATCCAGCATGTCTAAACAGAAGGAGGATTCCCTATAA
- a CDS encoding sugar phosphate isomerase/epimerase family protein: MKSRLILIYSLRLFSNLGMRYLSLRGIDGKNIGDFTVEDIRENVQPRLQKAGIGVSSIGSPIGKVFINDEEGFSKQKEMLETLCQISNLLDCKYIRIFSFYIPKGDNPDMYRDDVIRKIKEYAAIAEKYNIILLHENEKDIYGDIARRCHEILTEVKSPSFKAIFDFANFVQCGEDTQECYDLLKDEVVYIHIKDAVTTDNQNVVCGTGEGKIPELLSQFITAGYKGFLTLEPHLVLFDSLKDLELENATDIIKDNKGLDGAGGYKLQYEALLEILNKIESEGI, encoded by the coding sequence ATGAAATCTCGTCTGATTTTGATATACAGCTTGAGGTTGTTTTCGAACCTCGGCATGCGGTATCTATCATTACGCGGCATAGATGGGAAAAACATTGGAGACTTTACAGTTGAGGATATAAGAGAAAATGTTCAGCCGCGTTTGCAAAAAGCGGGTATTGGTGTTTCCTCAATTGGCTCGCCAATTGGTAAGGTATTTATCAATGATGAAGAGGGATTCTCAAAACAAAAGGAAATGCTTGAAACCCTATGCCAAATTAGCAACCTGTTAGATTGTAAATATATTCGTATTTTCAGCTTCTATATTCCAAAGGGTGACAACCCTGATATGTATCGTGATGATGTCATTCGCAAGATCAAGGAATATGCCGCGATTGCTGAAAAATACAATATCATTTTATTGCATGAAAACGAAAAGGATATATATGGCGATATTGCTAGACGCTGTCACGAGATTTTAACAGAGGTAAAATCACCGTCCTTTAAAGCAATTTTTGACTTTGCGAACTTTGTACAATGTGGTGAGGATACCCAGGAATGCTACGATTTACTAAAAGATGAAGTAGTGTATATCCACATTAAAGATGCTGTAACGACTGATAATCAAAATGTTGTTTGCGGAACCGGGGAAGGGAAAATTCCCGAACTTCTCTCTCAATTTATTACTGCAGGCTATAAAGGCTTTTTAACACTTGAGCCACATTTGGTCCTTTTTGATTCATTAAAGGATTTAGAGCTTGAAAATGCAACAGACATTATTAAGGACAACAAAGGGCTAGACGGAGCCGGCGGCTACAAGCTTCAATATGAAGCATTATTAGAAATTCTTAACAAAATTGAAAGCGAGGGAATTTAA
- a CDS encoding Gfo/Idh/MocA family oxidoreductase, with product MLKAALIGLGDISAIHLPAIKANPNVELTAVCDLDKGARDIVPEARFYTDYQEMLESEALNVVHICLPHYLHNPVTKACVEKGIHVFLEKPLGLNTKEALELVELEQKTSRYKDLCLLSK from the coding sequence ATGTTAAAAGCAGCATTAATTGGTCTCGGAGATATTTCAGCCATCCATCTGCCAGCCATAAAAGCAAACCCGAATGTGGAACTGACTGCAGTTTGTGATTTGGACAAAGGTGCACGAGACATTGTTCCGGAAGCACGCTTTTATACCGACTATCAAGAAATGTTGGAATCAGAAGCATTAAATGTCGTTCATATCTGTCTGCCGCATTATCTGCACAATCCTGTAACAAAGGCATGTGTCGAAAAAGGTATCCATGTATTTCTTGAAAAGCCGCTTGGGTTAAATACGAAAGAAGCACTGGAGCTTGTGGAATTGGAGCAAAAAACATCCCGATATAAAGATTTGTGTTTGCTTTCAAAATAG